From the Musa acuminata AAA Group cultivar baxijiao chromosome BXJ3-7, Cavendish_Baxijiao_AAA, whole genome shotgun sequence genome, one window contains:
- the LOC103992149 gene encoding psbP-like protein 1, chloroplastic isoform X3: protein MASLPQVPAARRAPFLNSSSFTSSHKFLSQGPALFPCCYSRRRPAFQVKAEASPISQQEGSGRRQSLVLGAITFFGSLSHANSASFAAEAKKGFQAVLDKKDGYTFLYPFGWQEVVVQGQDKVFKDVIEPLETVSVNMVATGKQDVRDLGPPQQVAEALVKKVLSPTSQKTKLVEAAERDVDGKVYYTFEFIAQAPNYTRHALGAISIGNGANERRWGKMKDKLHEVVDSFKIFDV, encoded by the exons ATGGCCTCTTTGCCGCAGGTTCCTGCAGCCCGTCGGGCGCCGTTCTTGAACTCTTCCTCTTTTACTTCATCCCACAAG TTTTTGTCGCAGGGCCCTGCGTTGTTCCCTTGCTGCTACAGCAGAAGAAGGCCTGCCTTTCAGGTTAAAGCTGAGGCTTCTCCAATTTCCCAACAAG AGGGATCTGGGAGGCGCCAATCACTAGTCCTAGGAGCAATTACCTTTTTTGGCTCTCTATCTCATGCTAATTCCGCATCGT TTGCAGCAGAGGCTAAGAAAGGATTTCAAGCTGTCTTAGATAAGAAGGATGGTTACACATTCCTCTACCCATTTGGATGGCAG GAAGTCGTAGTCCAGGGGCAAGATAAGGTTTTCAAAGATGTGATTGAGCCCTTGGAAACTGTTAGTGTCAACATGGTTGCAACTGGTAAGCAAGATGTCAGGGACCTCGGACCGCCGCAACAG GTTGCTGAAGCTTTAGTTAAGAAGGTTTTATCTCCTACTTCACAAAAAACGAAGTTGGTTGAAGCAGCCGAG CGTGATGTTGATGGGAAAGTTTACTACACCTTCGAGTTTATTGCACAGGCTCCAAACTACACAAGGCATGCTCTCGGTGCAATTTCCATTGGAAATG GAGCCAACGAAAGGAGATGGGGGAAGATGAAGGACAAGCTGCATGAAGTCGTAGACTCCTTTAAGATCTTTGACGTTTGA
- the LOC103992149 gene encoding psbP-like protein 1, chloroplastic isoform X1, whose translation MASLPQVPAARRAPFLNSSSFTSSHKFLSQGPALFPCCYSRRRPAFQVKAEASPISQQEGSGRRQSLVLGAITFFGSLSHANSASFAAEAKKGFQAVLDKKDGYTFLYPFGWQEVVVQGQDKVFKDVIEPLETVSVNMVATGKQDVRDLGPPQQVAEALVKKVLSPTSQKTKLVEAAERDVDGKVYYTFEFIAQAPNYTRHALGAISIGNGKFYTLTTGANERRWGKMKDKLHEVVDSFKIFDV comes from the exons ATGGCCTCTTTGCCGCAGGTTCCTGCAGCCCGTCGGGCGCCGTTCTTGAACTCTTCCTCTTTTACTTCATCCCACAAG TTTTTGTCGCAGGGCCCTGCGTTGTTCCCTTGCTGCTACAGCAGAAGAAGGCCTGCCTTTCAGGTTAAAGCTGAGGCTTCTCCAATTTCCCAACAAG AGGGATCTGGGAGGCGCCAATCACTAGTCCTAGGAGCAATTACCTTTTTTGGCTCTCTATCTCATGCTAATTCCGCATCGT TTGCAGCAGAGGCTAAGAAAGGATTTCAAGCTGTCTTAGATAAGAAGGATGGTTACACATTCCTCTACCCATTTGGATGGCAG GAAGTCGTAGTCCAGGGGCAAGATAAGGTTTTCAAAGATGTGATTGAGCCCTTGGAAACTGTTAGTGTCAACATGGTTGCAACTGGTAAGCAAGATGTCAGGGACCTCGGACCGCCGCAACAG GTTGCTGAAGCTTTAGTTAAGAAGGTTTTATCTCCTACTTCACAAAAAACGAAGTTGGTTGAAGCAGCCGAG CGTGATGTTGATGGGAAAGTTTACTACACCTTCGAGTTTATTGCACAGGCTCCAAACTACACAAGGCATGCTCTCGGTGCAATTTCCATTGGAAATG GTAAATTTTACACTTTGACAACAGGAGCCAACGAAAGGAGATGGGGGAAGATGAAGGACAAGCTGCATGAAGTCGTAGACTCCTTTAAGATCTTTGACGTTTGA
- the LOC103992149 gene encoding psbP-like protein 1, chloroplastic isoform X2 yields the protein MASLPQVPAARRAPFLNSSSFTSSHKFLSQGPALFPCCYSRRRPAFQVKAEASPISQQEGSGRRQSLVLGAITFFGSLSHANSASSEAKKGFQAVLDKKDGYTFLYPFGWQEVVVQGQDKVFKDVIEPLETVSVNMVATGKQDVRDLGPPQQVAEALVKKVLSPTSQKTKLVEAAERDVDGKVYYTFEFIAQAPNYTRHALGAISIGNGKFYTLTTGANERRWGKMKDKLHEVVDSFKIFDV from the exons ATGGCCTCTTTGCCGCAGGTTCCTGCAGCCCGTCGGGCGCCGTTCTTGAACTCTTCCTCTTTTACTTCATCCCACAAG TTTTTGTCGCAGGGCCCTGCGTTGTTCCCTTGCTGCTACAGCAGAAGAAGGCCTGCCTTTCAGGTTAAAGCTGAGGCTTCTCCAATTTCCCAACAAG AGGGATCTGGGAGGCGCCAATCACTAGTCCTAGGAGCAATTACCTTTTTTGGCTCTCTATCTCATGCTAATTCCGCATCGT CAGAGGCTAAGAAAGGATTTCAAGCTGTCTTAGATAAGAAGGATGGTTACACATTCCTCTACCCATTTGGATGGCAG GAAGTCGTAGTCCAGGGGCAAGATAAGGTTTTCAAAGATGTGATTGAGCCCTTGGAAACTGTTAGTGTCAACATGGTTGCAACTGGTAAGCAAGATGTCAGGGACCTCGGACCGCCGCAACAG GTTGCTGAAGCTTTAGTTAAGAAGGTTTTATCTCCTACTTCACAAAAAACGAAGTTGGTTGAAGCAGCCGAG CGTGATGTTGATGGGAAAGTTTACTACACCTTCGAGTTTATTGCACAGGCTCCAAACTACACAAGGCATGCTCTCGGTGCAATTTCCATTGGAAATG GTAAATTTTACACTTTGACAACAGGAGCCAACGAAAGGAGATGGGGGAAGATGAAGGACAAGCTGCATGAAGTCGTAGACTCCTTTAAGATCTTTGACGTTTGA